The proteins below come from a single Lates calcarifer isolate ASB-BC8 linkage group LG11, TLL_Latcal_v3, whole genome shotgun sequence genomic window:
- the LOC108877573 gene encoding heme-binding protein 1 — translation MFGMIKNSLFGNTEETEYKLLSSETKDGVSFEVRRYDAAKYAAVSSEGRTFDQVTGELVRKLLMYIGGSNEQGEAMGTAAPIIITVYPRNDGVLSRRLVVGIRIPTIYQQSPPTPTDSAVRIEERPGMTVYALQFGGFAGESEYRAEALRLTRTLGETAPFQRKQYFCCSYDPPLKPYGRRNEVWFLQEEP, via the exons ATGTTTGGCATGATCAAGAACTCGCTCTTCGGAAACACCGAGGAGACCGAATATAAACTGCTTAGCAGTGAGACGAAG GATGGAGTAAGCTTTGAGGTGCGGCGATATGATGCTGCCAAATACGCCGCCGTCTCCTCAGAGGGACGAACTTTTGACCAAGTGACTGGGGAGCTGGTGAGGAAGCTGCTCATGTACATTGGTGGGAGCAATGAACAAG GTGAGGCCATGGGCACAGCAGctcccatcatcatcacagtgtACCCACGGAATGACGGTGTTCTGTCTCGCCGGTTGGTGGTTGGCATCCGCATCCCCACCATCTACCAGCAAAGCCCCCCAACTCCCACTGACAGTGCCGTCAGGATTGAGGAGCGGCCTGGCATGACTGTCTATGCTCT gcaGTTTGGAGGCTTTGCAGGGGAGAGTGAGTACCGAGCGGAGGCCTTGCGTTTGACGCGTACCCTGGGTGAGACGGCCCCCTTCCAGCGCAAGCAGTACTTCTGCTGTAGCTACGACCCACCGCTCAAGCCTTACGGACGCCGCAATGAGGTGTGGTTTCTACAGGAGGAGCCGTAA